In the Sinorhizobium arboris LMG 14919 genome, one interval contains:
- the accC gene encoding acetyl-CoA carboxylase biotin carboxylase subunit encodes MISKILIANRGEIALRVLRACKELGIATVAVHSTADSDAMHVRLADESVCIGPPPSRDSYLNIHQIVAACEITGADAVHPGYGFLSENAKFAEILEAHGITFIGPTAEHIRLMGDKITAKKTAEELGIPVVPGSDGEVKPENALEIARQIGFPVLIKATAGGGGRGMKVARTEAELEHAVATARSEAAAAFGNDAVYMEKFLGKPRHIEIQVVGDGEGNAIHLGERDCSLQRRHQKVWEEANSPALNVEQRMKIGQICADAMKKLKYRGAGTIEFLYENGEFYFIEMNTRLQVEHPITEAITGIDLVHEQIRVASGAGLSAKQEDIVFSGHAIECRINAEDPRTFVPSPGTITHFHAPGGLGVRVDSGAYQGYRIPPYYDSLIGKLIVHGRTRVECMMRLRRVLDEFVIDGIKTTLPLFQDLINNQDIANGDYDIHWLEHHLAATSA; translated from the coding sequence ATGATCTCGAAAATCCTCATTGCCAATCGCGGCGAAATTGCCTTGCGCGTGCTGCGCGCCTGCAAGGAGCTCGGCATCGCGACCGTCGCCGTGCACTCCACGGCCGACAGCGACGCCATGCATGTGCGGCTTGCCGACGAGAGCGTCTGCATCGGCCCGCCACCTTCACGCGATAGCTATCTGAACATCCATCAGATCGTTGCCGCCTGCGAAATCACCGGCGCGGATGCGGTGCATCCGGGTTACGGCTTCCTCTCTGAGAATGCAAAGTTCGCCGAGATTCTCGAAGCGCACGGCATCACGTTCATCGGACCGACCGCCGAGCACATCCGCCTCATGGGCGACAAGATCACCGCCAAGAAGACGGCGGAGGAGCTCGGCATTCCGGTCGTTCCGGGCTCCGACGGCGAAGTGAAGCCGGAAAATGCCCTGGAGATTGCCCGCCAGATCGGATTCCCCGTGCTGATCAAAGCCACGGCGGGTGGTGGCGGCCGCGGCATGAAAGTCGCCCGCACCGAGGCGGAACTCGAACATGCGGTTGCGACGGCACGCTCCGAAGCGGCGGCCGCGTTCGGCAACGACGCCGTCTATATGGAGAAGTTCCTCGGCAAGCCGCGCCATATCGAAATCCAGGTCGTCGGGGACGGCGAAGGCAATGCCATTCATCTCGGTGAACGCGACTGCTCGCTGCAGCGCCGCCACCAGAAGGTCTGGGAAGAAGCCAACTCCCCCGCCCTGAACGTCGAACAACGCATGAAGATTGGTCAGATTTGCGCCGACGCGATGAAGAAGCTGAAGTATCGCGGCGCCGGCACGATCGAATTCCTGTACGAGAACGGCGAGTTCTACTTCATCGAAATGAACACGCGCCTGCAGGTGGAGCACCCGATTACGGAAGCGATCACCGGGATCGACCTCGTGCACGAACAGATCCGCGTGGCGTCCGGCGCCGGCCTCTCCGCCAAGCAGGAGGATATCGTCTTCTCCGGTCATGCCATCGAATGCCGCATCAATGCCGAGGACCCGCGTACCTTCGTCCCCTCCCCGGGCACGATCACGCATTTTCATGCTCCGGGCGGCCTTGGTGTGCGCGTCGACAGCGGTGCTTATCAGGGCTATCGCATACCCCCCTACTATGACAGCCTTATCGGTAAGCTGATCGTTCACGGCCGGACGCGCGTCGAATGCATGATGCGGCTGCGCCGTGTGCTCGACGAATTTGTCATCGACGGTATCAAGACAACTCTTCCCCTTTTTCAGGACCTGATCAACAATCAGGATATCGCGAACGGCGATTATGATATCCATTGGCTGGAGCACCATCTGGCCGCAACATCCGCATAG
- the accB gene encoding acetyl-CoA carboxylase biotin carboxyl carrier protein, producing the protein MAEKKPGIDQALIRDLANILNDTDLTEIEVEQDDLRIRVSRNGTPVAMPMQATPAYQVPPAIAAAQPAAAPHAAAAESGHNAKNAVTAPMVGTAYLAPAPGSRPFIEVGAAVKEGQTILIIEAMKTMNQIPAPRSGKVTEILVQDAAPVEYGEPLIVIE; encoded by the coding sequence ATGGCTGAAAAGAAACCGGGTATCGATCAGGCGCTAATTCGCGACCTCGCCAATATCCTAAACGATACCGACCTGACCGAGATCGAAGTGGAGCAGGACGATCTGCGTATCCGCGTTTCGCGGAACGGCACGCCTGTTGCTATGCCAATGCAGGCGACGCCCGCCTACCAGGTACCGCCGGCCATCGCGGCTGCCCAGCCGGCCGCTGCGCCCCACGCGGCCGCCGCCGAAAGCGGTCACAACGCCAAGAACGCCGTGACGGCCCCCATGGTCGGCACGGCCTATCTCGCCCCGGCTCCGGGCTCGCGTCCTTTCATCGAAGTCGGCGCGGCGGTAAAGGAAGGCCAGACGATCCTGATCATCGAAGCAATGAAGACGATGAACCAGATTCCGGCCCCCCGCTCCGGCAAGGTGACGGAAATTCTCGTGCAGGACGCGGCCCCGGTCGAATATGGCGAACCCCTGATCGTGATCGAGTAA
- the aat gene encoding leucyl/phenylalanyl-tRNA--protein transferase: protein MKETRSKQPDITPDMLLRAYSIGLFPMADSADDPELFWVEPEIRGIIPLDRFHISRSLAKAIRRRPFEIRFDTAFAEVVEGCAQPAPDRPTTWINETIRSLYAALHKMGHAHSVEAWEGDTLVGGLYGVSLGAAFFGESMFSRRTDASKICLVHLVERLRSKGFQLLDTQFTTEHLKSFGAVDVPKVQYEVLLARAIASPNLDF, encoded by the coding sequence TTGAAGGAGACGCGCAGCAAACAACCGGACATCACGCCGGACATGTTGTTGCGCGCCTACTCAATCGGTCTTTTTCCAATGGCCGACTCGGCCGACGATCCGGAACTTTTCTGGGTCGAGCCCGAGATTCGCGGCATCATTCCGCTGGACCGGTTTCACATATCCCGCAGCCTCGCCAAGGCAATCCGCAGGCGTCCCTTCGAAATTCGCTTCGATACGGCATTCGCAGAAGTCGTCGAAGGGTGCGCGCAGCCAGCGCCCGACAGGCCCACCACCTGGATCAACGAGACGATCCGCTCGCTATATGCGGCGCTGCATAAGATGGGCCATGCGCACAGCGTCGAGGCCTGGGAGGGAGACACGCTCGTTGGCGGCCTCTACGGCGTTTCACTCGGCGCAGCCTTTTTCGGCGAGAGCATGTTCTCGCGGCGCACCGACGCCTCCAAGATCTGCCTCGTCCATCTGGTGGAGCGGTTGAGGTCAAAGGGCTTTCAACTCCTCGACACGCAGTTCACCACCGAACACCTGAAGTCTTTCGGCGCAGTCGACGTGCCGAAGGTCCAGTACGAAGTTCTGCTCGCGAGAGCGATCGCCTCGCCAAACCTGGATTTTTGA
- the aroQ gene encoding type II 3-dehydroquinate dehydratase: protein MPSTIFVLNGPNLNALGKREPGIYGGKTLADIEAMCKEEAKLLGFEIDFRQSNHEGTLVDWLHEAGEKAVGVAINPAAYGHTSIAMHDAVRAITVPVVELHLSNIHAREEFRHKSMVAPAVKGVICGFGAQSYILALHALKNLTEKSK, encoded by the coding sequence ATGCCTTCGACTATCTTTGTGCTGAACGGCCCAAACCTGAACGCGCTCGGCAAGCGTGAACCGGGTATCTACGGCGGCAAGACGCTCGCCGACATCGAAGCCATGTGCAAGGAGGAAGCAAAGCTCCTCGGCTTCGAAATCGACTTTCGGCAGTCGAACCATGAAGGCACGCTGGTCGACTGGTTGCATGAGGCTGGCGAAAAGGCAGTCGGCGTCGCCATCAATCCCGCCGCCTACGGACATACCTCTATCGCCATGCACGATGCCGTTCGGGCGATCACAGTCCCAGTGGTGGAACTGCATCTTTCCAACATTCATGCGCGCGAAGAATTCCGGCACAAGTCGATGGTCGCGCCAGCCGTCAAAGGCGTTATCTGCGGTTTCGGCGCACAGAGTTACATTCTGGCGCTGCATGCGCTAAAGAACCTGACGGAAAAATCCAAATAA
- a CDS encoding DsbA family protein, translating into MTLKMKMIAAASLIALAAGVALPGPAAALDAKQKEELGAFIKEYLLANPEIMLEVQEALASKQRAKQQESAQAAIADNKKAIFNSAYDVALGNPDGDVTIVEFFDYNCGYCKRALSDMDDILAKDKNVRFVLKELPILGPDSLAAHKVSAAFRVIAPAKYGDFHRALLGAEERATEETAIAVAAKLGVTEAQLREKMDDGSYDASVREAYTLANELGITGTPSYVVGNEAVFGAVGAPEIEQKVANMRACGKTVC; encoded by the coding sequence ATGACGCTCAAGATGAAGATGATCGCCGCAGCATCCCTGATCGCGCTTGCTGCCGGCGTCGCGCTGCCAGGTCCCGCGGCAGCGCTCGATGCCAAACAGAAGGAAGAACTCGGCGCCTTCATCAAAGAGTACCTGCTCGCCAATCCGGAAATCATGCTGGAGGTGCAGGAAGCGCTCGCCTCAAAGCAGCGAGCCAAGCAGCAGGAATCCGCGCAGGCCGCAATCGCCGACAACAAGAAGGCAATCTTCAACTCCGCCTACGACGTAGCCCTCGGCAATCCGGATGGCGACGTGACGATCGTCGAGTTCTTCGATTACAACTGCGGCTACTGCAAACGGGCTCTGTCCGACATGGACGACATCCTCGCCAAGGACAAGAACGTACGCTTCGTTCTCAAAGAGCTTCCCATTCTCGGACCGGATTCGCTCGCGGCCCACAAGGTCAGCGCAGCCTTCCGCGTGATCGCACCGGCGAAATACGGCGATTTCCATCGCGCTCTGCTGGGGGCAGAGGAGCGCGCGACGGAGGAAACCGCGATCGCCGTTGCCGCCAAGCTCGGCGTGACGGAAGCGCAGTTGCGCGAGAAGATGGATGACGGATCGTATGATGCCTCGGTGCGCGAAGCCTATACGCTCGCCAATGAGCTCGGGATCACCGGAACGCCTTCCTATGTCGTCGGCAACGAGGCGGTCTTCGGCGCTGTTGGGGCGCCCGAGATCGAACAGAAGGTCGCCAACATGCGCGCGTGCGGCAAGACCGTCTGCTGA